In the genome of Flavobacterium panacagri, one region contains:
- a CDS encoding T9SS type A sorting domain-containing protein, translating into MKKKLLLFIMLLCTFFVHQNAKAQTLVPGDIAFVGYQTGSPNGDGFSFITLKEIPAGTAIYFTEKGWGNGVWANSTETHLLWNVPTLTPVGTIISIVETAADIFTVTGTTQASVTIAQGTNFNLFAGDQILAYQSPTGFPEPASPTFIAGIHGDYNATNYDPVTTWNLATVPALGAESSLPPGLTNGVNCISLFPAPGPEIPNSKYTGTLTGSKAEILASINNPANWAHHNTNDLGITPTIPTNYPAPSITLAVAPTVTSTVATTIKSVSATLGGNVTADGGDATIERGIVWATTINPTIANNKFQIGTGTGLFSSVVTGLPAATTIYFRAYATNTGGTSYGTELNFTTGAALSAPATIAKTNVSCNGGNNGTATIAVSGGTTPYAYSWAPSGGTNPTATGLAVGVYTVTVTDGEGTQITRSATITQPSVLNATPSTTSVACNGGANGVAAISASGGAGGYSYLWNTGATTAAITGLTAGTYSVTVTDANSCSKTVNNIQVTQPTSVISGTTSSTPVSCFGGSNGTATVVASGGTPSYTYSWAPSGGTAATATGLTAGTYSVTITDANACTQTINGIVVGGPAAALSGTASSTNVSCNGGSNGTATVVANGGTSGYTYSWAPSGGTAATATGLTAGTYSVTITDSKGCTATVSGIAVGQPAAVLNGTPSSTNVSCNGGANGTATITPTGGTSSYSYLWSNGGTTQTITGLLAGIYSVTITDANACSRTINNIMVTQPPVLNASPSLTNVSCNGGANGTASVTASGGTSPYTYLWSNGATTQSITGLTAGTYSVTVTDANTCTRTVNNIIITQPAVLDGTPSTTSVSCNGGSNGTASVVASGGTPNYTYSWAPTGGTAATATGLAAGTYSVTITDANACSKTISGIVVGQPAALVATASAQTNILCNSSPTGSATVSVTGGTGSYTYSWAPSGGTAATATGLTAGTYTVTVTDANTCQTTQSFTITEPTALVASPLAQTNIACNGGATGSATVSVTGGTGAYTYSWAPSGGTAATASGLTAGTYTVTVKDANLCQTTQSFTITQPTILAATTASTGVSCFGGSNGTASVTVSGGTPSYTYAWAPLGGTSATITGRPAGNYTCTITDANGCTLVKNITIGSPAAFSATYTKTDVSCNGGTNGTATITATGATSPYTYTWTPTGGSAATASGLAAGNYTVLVQDANTCVYTVNITIDQPSALTATTSQTNVLCNGGATGTATVVASGGTTNYTYLWSPTGGTAATATGLTAGNYSCLITDNNGCTLTKTFTIMQPSVLAATTSQINATCSTGGQAAVNVSGGTTPYTYLWSNGVTTPISTALNAGNYSVIITDANGCSITKNFTINTTNTLVAATSQSNVLCNGSNTATATVIPSGAPGPFTYVWAPLGGNTDTATGLTAGNYSVTITASNGCSIVKNFTITQPTDISITPSQTNLLCNGAVTGSASVVVTGGTGGYTYSWAPSGGNAATATGLAAGTYTVTVTDANLCQTTQSFTITQPAAIAATTSQTNVSCNGGTNGSANVVVTGGTGAYAYSWSPSGGTAATATGLAAGTYTVTITDANLCTTTAAVTITQPAVLNATTTQTDVSCNGANDGTATVTATGGTGTYTYSWAPSGGNAATATGLAAGTYTVTITDANSCFLTKTVTIGTTLDVTAPVPNVAVLPEISNYCSVLSSQITIPTAVDNCAGTINGTTVDPLSYSTPGTYVINWKYDDGNGNTTTQLQTVKVLVSPLNAITFNNAEFTYNGNAHSIQVANLPAGASVNYSSNNGSVNAGTYTVTATITPALTSPNCTPIVLTADLVIKKAAQQITFAAIPVKTLGANNIFNLSATSSSNLPVTYSYTFDSPQAAATVTAAGQVTMVRSGEILVTAHQVGNTNFLPAPDVSQLLVILNNNIDVQRITIGEKIFENPAKVINHILECGETNPNISIVNQSNATITPSANFTIQTPKPGIYNQNVNITSEDGSTSAVYTITVQKPFAFFDIVKVKFNNTLIINNNPQTNGGYEFTAYEWFKNGQLVGTGQYYSAGDALGNLLDPSANYMAKLTTKDGKVLQTCSAQITLTNSFQAKLYPNPINTGKVITVEADLPKEELEKMHITLYSVTGQLIKTVQSSSVKTEIQLPETSEGNMLLVVLETPNVQKSFKVIVK; encoded by the coding sequence ATGAAAAAAAAACTACTCTTATTTATTATGCTCTTGTGTACATTCTTTGTACATCAAAATGCAAAAGCTCAAACTTTAGTGCCCGGTGATATCGCCTTTGTGGGATATCAAACGGGATCACCAAACGGAGATGGTTTCTCGTTTATTACTTTAAAAGAAATACCAGCAGGAACCGCTATATATTTTACAGAAAAAGGATGGGGCAACGGAGTTTGGGCCAACAGTACAGAAACACATTTATTGTGGAATGTACCGACACTTACACCTGTAGGAACTATCATATCAATAGTTGAAACAGCTGCAGATATTTTTACTGTAACAGGTACAACTCAAGCCTCTGTAACAATTGCGCAGGGTACAAACTTCAATCTTTTTGCTGGAGACCAAATCCTTGCTTATCAATCTCCAACAGGTTTTCCTGAACCGGCATCTCCAACATTTATTGCTGGTATACATGGCGATTATAATGCAACAAATTATGATCCGGTAACCACTTGGAATTTAGCTACTGTACCAGCATTAGGAGCCGAAAGCAGTTTGCCTCCAGGCTTAACAAATGGTGTAAACTGTATTTCTTTATTTCCTGCACCAGGGCCAGAAATTCCTAACAGTAAATATACTGGTACTTTAACAGGTTCAAAAGCTGAAATATTAGCCAGCATAAATAATCCTGCAAACTGGGCGCATCATAATACAAATGATTTAGGTATTACTCCAACAATTCCAACAAACTATCCTGCACCTAGTATTACGCTTGCTGTGGCACCAACCGTAACTTCTACTGTGGCAACAACTATTAAATCTGTTTCTGCAACACTTGGAGGTAATGTTACTGCTGATGGTGGTGATGCAACCATAGAAAGAGGAATTGTATGGGCTACAACAATCAACCCAACTATTGCTAATAATAAATTTCAAATAGGAACCGGAACAGGGTTATTTAGTAGTGTTGTAACAGGACTTCCTGCTGCAACAACTATTTATTTTAGGGCGTATGCTACCAATACCGGCGGAACCAGTTATGGAACTGAACTTAATTTTACTACAGGAGCTGCATTAAGCGCTCCGGCAACAATCGCTAAAACAAATGTAAGTTGTAACGGAGGAAATAATGGTACCGCTACAATTGCTGTAAGCGGAGGCACAACCCCTTATGCTTATTCATGGGCACCATCTGGAGGAACAAATCCAACCGCAACTGGTCTTGCTGTTGGAGTATATACCGTAACCGTCACTGATGGTGAAGGAACACAAATCACAAGATCTGCCACTATAACGCAACCAAGCGTATTAAATGCTACACCTTCTACTACAAGCGTAGCATGTAATGGAGGTGCAAATGGTGTTGCTGCGATATCAGCATCTGGAGGTGCTGGAGGCTACAGCTATTTATGGAATACTGGTGCAACAACAGCTGCAATAACAGGCCTTACAGCCGGAACATATAGTGTAACTGTTACAGATGCCAATTCTTGTTCCAAAACAGTGAATAATATTCAAGTAACACAACCAACAAGTGTAATAAGCGGAACAACTTCTTCTACTCCTGTTTCCTGTTTTGGAGGTTCAAATGGTACTGCAACTGTAGTAGCAAGTGGTGGAACACCCAGCTATACCTATTCTTGGGCACCTTCTGGAGGAACTGCTGCTACAGCAACGGGTCTTACTGCTGGAACTTACAGTGTTACCATAACTGATGCTAATGCTTGTACTCAAACAATAAATGGTATTGTTGTAGGAGGACCTGCTGCTGCACTTTCAGGAACTGCTTCTTCTACAAATGTTTCGTGCAACGGGGGATCGAATGGTACTGCAACTGTAGTAGCAAATGGCGGAACATCTGGCTATACCTATTCTTGGGCACCTTCTGGTGGAACTGCTGCTACAGCTACTGGTCTTACAGCGGGAACTTACAGTGTTACCATTACTGATTCTAAAGGTTGTACTGCTACTGTAAGTGGTATTGCTGTTGGCCAGCCAGCCGCTGTACTTAACGGTACTCCTTCTTCAACAAACGTTTCCTGTAACGGGGGAGCAAATGGTACTGCTACTATCACTCCAACAGGAGGAACGAGCTCGTATTCTTACTTATGGAGTAATGGAGGTACAACACAAACCATAACAGGCCTACTTGCAGGCATTTACAGCGTAACTATTACCGATGCAAATGCATGCAGCAGAACCATAAACAATATTATGGTAACACAACCGCCTGTATTAAATGCATCGCCTTCCTTAACAAATGTTTCCTGTAACGGAGGAGCTAATGGTACTGCTTCTGTAACTGCATCAGGAGGAACCAGCCCGTATACTTACTTATGGAGCAACGGAGCTACGACACAAAGCATAACAGGCCTAACAGCTGGTACTTACAGCGTAACAGTTACTGATGCAAATACTTGTACCAGAACTGTAAATAATATTATAATAACACAACCAGCAGTTTTAGATGGAACACCATCTACAACATCAGTTTCATGTAATGGAGGATCAAATGGTACTGCAAGTGTAGTAGCAAGCGGTGGAACACCTAACTATACCTATTCTTGGGCACCAACAGGAGGAACTGCTGCTACAGCCACTGGTCTTGCAGCGGGAACTTATAGTGTTACCATTACTGATGCCAATGCTTGTTCTAAAACAATTAGCGGTATTGTTGTTGGCCAGCCTGCAGCTTTAGTTGCTACGGCATCTGCGCAAACCAATATTTTATGTAATAGCAGTCCAACAGGATCTGCAACTGTTAGTGTTACAGGAGGAACTGGATCTTATACCTACTCATGGGCACCTTCTGGAGGAACTGCGGCAACAGCAACAGGACTTACTGCGGGAACATATACTGTGACAGTTACAGATGCAAATACATGCCAGACTACGCAAAGTTTTACTATTACGGAGCCAACAGCATTAGTTGCCTCACCACTTGCTCAAACTAATATTGCTTGTAATGGTGGTGCAACAGGATCTGCAACAGTTTCAGTTACAGGTGGTACCGGAGCTTATACTTATTCTTGGGCGCCTTCTGGTGGAACTGCCGCCACAGCATCTGGATTAACTGCCGGAACTTATACGGTAACTGTTAAAGATGCTAATTTATGCCAGACTACTCAGAGTTTTACTATTACACAACCTACAATTTTAGCAGCAACCACAGCTTCTACAGGTGTAAGTTGTTTTGGAGGAAGCAATGGTACTGCTAGCGTAACAGTATCAGGCGGTACACCTAGTTATACTTATGCGTGGGCGCCGCTTGGAGGTACTAGCGCAACTATTACCGGAAGACCTGCAGGAAATTATACTTGTACAATTACAGATGCTAACGGATGTACACTGGTTAAAAACATAACAATTGGATCACCTGCGGCATTCTCTGCAACATATACAAAAACAGATGTTTCTTGCAACGGAGGAACCAATGGTACTGCAACGATAACTGCAACAGGAGCAACTTCACCATATACTTATACATGGACTCCAACCGGAGGATCAGCTGCAACAGCAAGTGGATTAGCTGCCGGAAATTACACTGTTCTTGTCCAAGATGCTAATACATGCGTTTATACTGTGAATATAACAATAGACCAGCCAAGTGCTTTAACTGCCACTACATCACAAACTAATGTTCTTTGTAACGGAGGTGCAACTGGTACAGCAACCGTAGTTGCTTCTGGAGGAACAACAAACTATACATACTTATGGTCTCCAACTGGAGGAACAGCTGCTACAGCTACTGGTCTTACTGCTGGAAACTACAGCTGTTTAATTACAGATAATAACGGATGTACCTTAACTAAAACTTTTACTATCATGCAACCATCAGTTTTAGCAGCTACAACAAGCCAGATAAATGCAACTTGTTCAACAGGTGGTCAGGCTGCAGTAAATGTTAGCGGTGGTACTACACCGTATACTTACTTATGGTCAAATGGCGTTACAACACCAATTTCAACAGCCTTAAATGCTGGAAACTATAGTGTCATAATTACCGATGCAAACGGGTGTTCAATAACTAAAAACTTTACTATTAATACAACCAATACTTTAGTTGCTGCAACATCTCAATCTAATGTTTTATGTAATGGATCTAATACTGCGACTGCAACTGTAATTCCTAGTGGTGCTCCAGGCCCATTTACTTATGTATGGGCTCCTCTTGGAGGAAATACCGATACAGCAACTGGTTTAACTGCCGGAAATTATTCCGTAACTATTACAGCTTCTAACGGATGTTCTATTGTAAAAAACTTTACAATCACACAACCTACTGATATTAGTATTACACCTTCACAGACTAATCTATTATGTAATGGTGCAGTAACAGGATCTGCAAGTGTTGTCGTAACAGGTGGAACTGGGGGGTATACTTACTCTTGGGCTCCATCTGGAGGAAATGCAGCAACAGCAACAGGACTCGCTGCTGGAACATATACTGTAACAGTTACAGACGCTAATTTATGCCAGACTACTCAGAGTTTTACTATTACACAACCAGCAGCAATTGCAGCTACTACATCTCAAACTAATGTTTCTTGTAATGGAGGCACAAATGGCTCTGCGAATGTTGTCGTAACAGGTGGAACTGGTGCTTATGCTTATTCTTGGTCTCCTTCTGGCGGAACTGCTGCAACAGCAACAGGTTTAGCTGCCGGGACCTATACTGTAACAATTACAGATGCAAATTTATGTACTACTACTGCAGCTGTTACTATTACACAACCAGCAGTACTTAACGCAACAACAACTCAAACTGATGTTTCTTGTAATGGTGCAAATGACGGAACTGCTACAGTAACAGCAACTGGAGGAACTGGAACTTACACTTATTCTTGGGCTCCTTCTGGAGGAAATGCGGCAACAGCAACAGGTCTGGCAGCGGGAACATATACCGTAACAATTACCGACGCTAATTCATGTTTCCTTACAAAAACAGTAACTATAGGAACTACTCTAGATGTAACTGCACCAGTACCAAACGTGGCAGTATTACCTGAAATTAGCAATTACTGTTCTGTACTATCATCGCAAATTACAATTCCAACCGCTGTTGATAATTGTGCAGGAACAATAAATGGAACCACAGTTGATCCATTAAGCTATAGTACTCCTGGTACATATGTAATTAATTGGAAATATGATGATGGAAACGGGAATACGACAACACAGCTTCAAACGGTAAAAGTATTAGTGTCTCCGCTTAATGCAATAACATTCAACAACGCAGAATTTACTTATAACGGAAACGCACATTCTATTCAGGTAGCTAATCTGCCTGCTGGAGCATCGGTAAATTATTCATCAAATAATGGATCTGTGAATGCGGGAACTTATACAGTTACAGCAACTATAACACCAGCACTAACATCACCAAACTGTACTCCAATAGTTCTTACAGCTGACCTTGTTATCAAAAAAGCAGCACAACAGATTACTTTTGCTGCAATTCCAGTAAAAACACTTGGAGCTAATAACATCTTCAATTTAAGTGCTACATCAAGTTCAAACTTACCTGTAACCTATTCTTATACTTTTGATTCACCTCAAGCAGCAGCAACTGTTACAGCGGCAGGCCAAGTTACAATGGTGAGATCTGGCGAAATCTTAGTTACTGCTCATCAAGTTGGAAATACTAATTTTCTTCCTGCTCCAGATGTTTCTCAACTACTAGTAATATTGAATAACAACATTGATGTTCAAAGAATTACTATAGGAGAAAAAATATTTGAAAACCCAGCAAAAGTAATTAATCATATATTAGAGTGTGGAGAAACTAATCCGAACATTTCTATAGTAAATCAGTCAAATGCAACTATAACACCTTCAGCTAATTTTACAATTCAAACTCCTAAACCGGGAATTTATAACCAAAATGTAAATATTACATCTGAAGATGGAAGCACTTCTGCTGTTTATACTATTACTGTACAAAAACCATTTGCATTCTTTGATATCGTAAAAGTAAAATTCAATAATACTTTAATTATCAATAACAATCCGCAGACAAATGGAGGTTACGAATTTACTGCCTACGAATGGTTTAAAAATGGGCAATTGGTTGGAACTGGACAATACTATTCAGCTGGAGATGCATTAGGAAACTTATTAGATCCTTCTGCGAATTATATGGCAAAACTGACTACTAAAGACGGAAAGGTTTTACAGACTTGTTCAGCTCAGATTACGTTAACCAATTCATTCCAAGCTAAACTTTATCCTAATCCAATTAACACAGGAAAAGTAATTACTGTCGAAGCTGATCTTCCTAAAGAAGAATTAGAAAAAATGCACATCACACTATACTCTGTAACAGGACAATTAATTAAAACTGTTCAGTCTTCTTCTGTAAAAACTGAAATTCAATTACCAGAAACAAGTGAAGGAAACATGCTGCTTGTAGTTCTTGAAACACCAAATGTTCAAAAATCTTTCAAAGTAATTGTAAAATAA
- a CDS encoding ABC transporter substrate-binding protein, whose protein sequence is MDNDIKIGVLIPKSKQYPTIDKDFMRGLKLNNLNAKFFVESIGIGADEKMIIDKIQKLNFQEDISIIIGFFGHKNMSEVYNYTSKNDILLLAADLGATLPYETPAYKGVYINSFGLAESCYHLGRYFTSKKYEKIATSTSFYDSGYGLLSAIEYAFNKQDNFSGHYITPFQPREDEALYMSKIINEQKPEVVFAFYSGLYAEENADFISQNKIAQQYPFYVTPFFINDKILDEYKNNQNDLYVVSSWMQNDTDTSEFNELYQNSYSENPTYFAILGYENGLILKNIMLNAKNLSVKSLIEETDHLHIEGPRGIIKFDKDTNRTTFNHYIYELNVNSLNNISFRKIETFVNDGHFIKALSSLKKPDHQSGWHNAYLCH, encoded by the coding sequence ATGGATAACGACATTAAAATAGGAGTTTTAATTCCAAAGTCAAAACAGTATCCCACAATAGACAAGGATTTTATGCGAGGGTTAAAACTTAATAATCTAAATGCAAAATTTTTTGTAGAAAGTATTGGTATTGGTGCAGACGAAAAAATGATAATTGACAAAATACAAAAACTGAATTTTCAGGAAGACATCTCGATTATCATTGGTTTTTTTGGTCATAAAAATATGTCAGAAGTTTATAACTACACTTCAAAAAATGATATTTTATTATTAGCTGCTGATCTTGGAGCAACATTGCCTTATGAAACACCAGCTTATAAAGGAGTTTATATTAATTCTTTTGGATTAGCTGAATCATGTTATCATTTAGGCCGTTATTTTACAAGTAAAAAATATGAAAAAATAGCAACCTCAACTTCTTTTTATGATTCAGGTTACGGCCTGTTGTCTGCAATAGAATATGCATTCAACAAACAAGACAATTTTTCAGGACATTACATTACGCCTTTTCAGCCCAGAGAAGATGAGGCACTTTATATGTCAAAAATTATTAACGAACAAAAGCCTGAAGTTGTTTTTGCTTTTTATAGTGGTTTATATGCTGAAGAAAATGCAGATTTTATAAGCCAAAATAAAATTGCACAACAATATCCTTTCTATGTAACTCCCTTTTTTATCAATGACAAAATTTTAGACGAGTACAAGAATAACCAGAACGATCTTTATGTAGTAAGCAGCTGGATGCAAAATGATACAGATACTTCAGAGTTTAACGAACTGTATCAAAACTCCTATTCAGAAAATCCAACTTATTTTGCAATTCTTGGATATGAAAACGGACTTATACTAAAGAACATCATGCTAAATGCAAAAAACCTAAGTGTCAAGTCTTTAATAGAAGAAACAGATCATTTACATATCGAAGGACCACGAGGAATTATAAAATTCGATAAGGATACAAACAGAACAACATTTAATCATTACATCTATGAATTAAATGTGAATTCTCTCAATAATATAAGCTTTAGAAAAATTGAAACATTTGTAAATGACGGACATTTTATTAAAGCTTTAAGTTCACTAAAAAAGCCTGATCATCAAAGTGGCTGGCACAATGCTTATCTATGTCACTAA
- a CDS encoding phage tail protein — protein MIEVYIGEIHLFAFNFNPVGWAFCNGQAMGITQNQTLFALLGTTYGGNGTTTFNLPDLRGRSPIHFGQGPGLSNVVIGQNAGVENITLLQSNMPAHVHALTGGTVAVTLTANSITGGTVSNETDNGNNSLASGGQTANIYSEPGTGVSKIGGIGATAVLGGNTAIAGSTIPFSIRNPYLAVNMCISLQGVFPTRN, from the coding sequence ATGATTGAAGTTTACATTGGAGAAATCCATCTTTTTGCATTCAATTTCAATCCTGTCGGCTGGGCATTTTGTAACGGTCAAGCTATGGGAATTACTCAAAATCAAACTTTATTTGCCTTGCTTGGAACAACTTATGGAGGAAATGGAACAACTACTTTTAATCTTCCTGACTTGAGAGGGCGCAGTCCTATACACTTTGGACAAGGTCCTGGTTTAAGTAATGTTGTAATAGGACAAAATGCTGGTGTTGAAAACATTACATTATTACAAAGCAATATGCCTGCTCACGTTCACGCTCTTACAGGTGGAACTGTAGCTGTAACGTTAACTGCAAATTCAATTACAGGAGGAACAGTTTCTAATGAAACTGACAATGGAAATAATTCTCTTGCTTCTGGAGGCCAAACGGCAAACATCTATAGTGAACCAGGGACTGGAGTATCTAAAATTGGAGGAATTGGTGCAACTGCAGTTCTAGGCGGTAATACCGCAATAGCAGGAAGCACTATTCCATTCAGCATCCGTAATCCATATCTTGCTGTAAACATGTGTATTTCATTACAAGGAGTTTTTCCTACTCGCAACTAA
- a CDS encoding nitroreductase family protein, producing MSAIAAVLLYGCSEPKIERIVFQGSSREAIVSNILKRRSIRKYTTQQVTQQQLDTIMKCAIYAPSALNKQTWEIRVVQNQKILEEINKRFLAFAQGKELQGSASRYREEGFSIFHHAPTLIVMAGEKGSNYTKLDAGLALQNILLSANALDLGTCPIGSLVPVLNLPENEDILKLLNIPEGYEVTINVALGHPDENPEAPIRYSEKVKIIK from the coding sequence GTGTCCGCAATAGCGGCCGTTCTGCTTTATGGATGCAGTGAACCCAAGATTGAACGTATCGTTTTTCAGGGCAGTTCAAGAGAAGCTATTGTCAGTAATATTTTAAAACGGAGATCTATTAGAAAATATACAACCCAGCAGGTTACACAGCAGCAGCTTGATACAATAATGAAATGTGCAATATATGCACCAAGCGCGCTCAACAAACAGACATGGGAAATTCGTGTAGTTCAGAATCAAAAAATCCTGGAGGAAATCAATAAAAGATTTCTTGCATTTGCACAAGGCAAAGAACTTCAAGGAAGTGCATCTCGTTACCGAGAAGAAGGTTTCAGTATTTTTCATCATGCCCCAACCTTAATTGTAATGGCAGGGGAAAAGGGAAGCAACTACACCAAACTTGACGCAGGTCTTGCATTACAAAATATATTACTCAGCGCCAATGCTCTTGATCTGGGTACCTGCCCTATTGGTTCTCTGGTGCCTGTATTGAATCTTCCTGAAAATGAAGACATTCTTAAACTATTAAATATTCCAGAAGGATATGAAGTTACGATCAATGTAGCTCTTGGTCATCCAGATGAAAATCCTGAAGCGCCAATTCGATACAGCGAAAAGGTTAAGATTATCAAATAG
- a CDS encoding RnfABCDGE type electron transport complex subunit D — MKTAPFIKPKFNGTQMVMLDVVLALLPLVVIACLAYGSLVMMQFITAITAAFIAEFLFSAFLLKKYKTILDGSALVTALLLVLTLSPLVPLHIVAFGAVAAILFGKILWGGLGKNTFNPALVGREFMSVFFSSVMTSSDIWKIKGLVKTTPDQLFQITDHSVMGEYLSTILYKTSGAVGEYSILFIVLGGFYLLIRNRISWHIPFGLLAVFTLLLWFPGGEQLRYSVAGILLGTIFMATDMPSSPATPNGKLYYGMMTGLVIFILIKGGVEFEYMSYSILLLNAFSHQISIQFRPSAWGDPTDWKQKIEPVFNLTIKILGATFAVLSLYYYELIQYVVFLYLLYLITKFNFSFSKKINNAI, encoded by the coding sequence ATGAAAACAGCACCTTTTATAAAACCTAAATTCAATGGCACCCAAATGGTGATGCTTGACGTTGTACTGGCATTGCTGCCATTAGTAGTTATTGCTTGTCTTGCTTATGGCAGTTTGGTAATGATGCAGTTCATAACTGCCATAACAGCAGCGTTTATTGCAGAATTTCTATTCTCAGCTTTTCTCTTAAAAAAATACAAGACTATACTAGATGGTTCCGCTTTGGTTACTGCGTTACTGTTGGTACTTACACTCTCACCGCTGGTTCCATTGCATATTGTAGCTTTCGGCGCTGTAGCCGCTATTTTATTTGGGAAAATATTGTGGGGAGGTCTTGGCAAAAACACTTTTAATCCCGCATTGGTTGGCAGAGAATTTATGAGTGTCTTTTTTTCTTCGGTCATGACATCTTCTGATATATGGAAAATCAAAGGGCTTGTAAAAACAACACCCGATCAGCTTTTTCAGATTACGGATCATTCGGTTATGGGAGAATATTTAAGTACAATACTTTACAAAACTTCTGGTGCAGTGGGCGAATATTCGATTCTTTTTATAGTTCTGGGCGGATTCTATTTGTTAATACGTAACAGGATTAGCTGGCACATCCCTTTTGGACTACTTGCTGTTTTTACACTTTTGCTCTGGTTTCCCGGAGGTGAACAGCTTCGTTATTCTGTGGCAGGCATCCTACTTGGCACTATATTTATGGCAACCGATATGCCTTCAAGCCCTGCAACTCCAAACGGCAAACTGTATTATGGCATGATGACAGGTCTGGTAATTTTTATATTAATCAAAGGCGGTGTAGAGTTCGAATATATGTCCTACTCTATTCTCCTTCTCAATGCTTTTTCACATCAAATCAGCATACAGTTTCGTCCTTCAGCATGGGGAGATCCCACCGACTGGAAACAAAAAATTGAGCCAGTTTTCAATCTTACTATTAAAATTTTAGGAGCAACCTTTGCAGTTCTTAGCCTCTATTATTATGAACTTATTCAATATGTTGTCTTCCTATACCTATTATACCTCATCACTAAATTCAACTTTTCCTTTTCAAAAAAAATTAACAATGCAATTTAA